One bacterium DNA window includes the following coding sequences:
- a CDS encoding ABC transporter ATP-binding protein, whose protein sequence is MKPNKSDAAITVRDLTKRFGSFIAVNAITFDVGRGEIFGFLGANGAGKTTAMRMLIGLLAPTSGTAQVAGYDVYTQTESIKKNIGYMSQRFSLYEDMTVQENITFYGGIYGLSDAAIRTKSEMLLDRLRMHDVARTMLRELPLGWKQKLAFSVALLHDPAIVFLDEPTGGVDPITRRQFWDMIYEAAHRGVTVFVTTHYMDEAEYCDRVSIMVDGRMAALDTPRGLKQTFEAKSMNDVFIRLARPQQSKEL, encoded by the coding sequence ATGAAACCCAATAAATCCGATGCGGCAATTACGGTTCGTGATTTGACTAAACGCTTTGGTTCGTTTATCGCTGTCAATGCGATTACGTTTGATGTCGGTCGCGGTGAAATTTTCGGTTTTTTGGGCGCCAATGGGGCCGGTAAAACCACCGCGATGCGAATGCTCATCGGATTATTGGCGCCTACGTCGGGTACGGCACAAGTCGCCGGGTATGATGTTTATACGCAAACAGAGAGCATTAAAAAAAATATCGGCTACATGAGTCAACGGTTTTCGCTGTATGAAGATATGACCGTGCAGGAAAATATCACCTTTTACGGCGGTATTTACGGTTTATCCGACGCGGCGATACGTACCAAAAGCGAAATGCTACTGGATCGTCTGCGCATGCATGATGTAGCCAGGACTATGCTGCGCGAGTTGCCTTTGGGATGGAAACAAAAGCTGGCTTTCTCGGTGGCATTATTACACGATCCGGCCATCGTTTTTTTAGACGAACCGACCGGTGGTGTGGATCCGATCACACGGCGTCAGTTTTGGGATATGATCTACGAAGCGGCGCATCGCGGTGTCACCGTATTTGTAACCACGCACTATATGGACGAAGCGGAGTACTGTGATCGCGTGTCGATCATGGTGGACGGGCGCATGGCTGCGCTGGACACGCCGCGCGGATTGAAGCAAACGTTTGAGGCAAAATCTATGAACGACGTGTTTATCCGCCTTGCAAGACCGCAGCAAAGTAAAGAATTATGA
- a CDS encoding ABC transporter permease, with amino-acid sequence MRTIRFILRKEFLQIFRNKGMLPIIFVMPFIQLLILSNAATFDVKNVKFQIVDRDRSDLSRQLIERFTSTHHFILTDMPTNYAQAEGSVLKNEASLIVEIPAFFEKDVITGATAKLQLVINSEDGSTAGVIQSYAAQIIQDFTRQTVPFQPTQGTTQRIEIIARNWYNPELNYKHYMIPGILVALVTMIGLFLSGMNVVREKEIGTIEQINVTPIKKHQFIIGKLLPFLIIGLFELAMGLVIGRLVFDLPMLGGLPLVFGITIIYLILVLGLGLFISTVTETQQQAMFIAWFFMVIFMLMGGLFTPLDSMPLWAQQTMWINPVALFIRILRQVLLKGAPLQDIIPYVSALIGLAFTMFTLAVIRYRKTSD; translated from the coding sequence ATGCGGACGATTCGATTTATTTTGCGTAAAGAGTTTCTTCAGATTTTTCGGAACAAAGGTATGTTGCCTATTATTTTCGTTATGCCTTTCATTCAGCTGTTGATACTTTCCAATGCGGCGACATTCGATGTGAAGAATGTAAAATTTCAAATCGTCGATCGCGACCGATCGGATTTGTCAAGGCAACTGATCGAGCGTTTTACGTCAACGCATCATTTTATTCTCACGGACATGCCGACCAATTATGCGCAAGCGGAAGGATCCGTTTTAAAAAACGAAGCCAGTTTGATCGTTGAAATTCCAGCTTTTTTCGAAAAGGATGTGATCACGGGAGCGACGGCGAAATTGCAACTGGTGATCAATTCCGAAGACGGAAGTACGGCCGGCGTGATTCAGTCGTATGCGGCTCAGATCATTCAGGATTTTACGAGACAGACCGTGCCTTTTCAGCCGACTCAGGGCACGACGCAGCGCATCGAAATAATCGCCAGAAATTGGTATAATCCGGAATTGAATTATAAACATTATATGATACCCGGCATACTTGTGGCATTGGTAACGATGATCGGTCTGTTTTTGTCAGGCATGAACGTTGTGCGAGAAAAAGAAATCGGTACGATCGAACAAATCAACGTAACGCCGATAAAAAAACATCAATTCATCATAGGAAAACTGCTACCGTTTCTCATCATCGGATTATTTGAATTGGCTATGGGGTTGGTTATTGGCCGCTTAGTGTTTGATTTGCCGATGCTCGGCGGATTACCGCTGGTTTTTGGCATCACGATTATCTATCTGATATTGGTTTTGGGGCTGGGTCTTTTTATTTCGACGGTTACAGAAACGCAGCAGCAGGCGATGTTTATCGCATGGTTCTTTATGGTGATTTTTATGTTGATGGGCGGGCTTTTTACGCCGCTTGACAGTATGCCGCTATGGGCGCAACAGACCATGTGGATCAATCCGGTAGCGTTGTTTATTCGCATACTGCGGCAGGTGTTGCTCAAAGGCGCGCCGCTGCAGGATATAATTCCTTATGTTTCCGCGTTGATAGGTTTAGCTTTCACTATGTTTACATTGGCTGTCATTCGTTATCGTAAAACCAGTGATTAA
- a CDS encoding HlyD family efflux transporter periplasmic adaptor subunit, which yields MHVKTFITITLFLITLTACSKKNNMADAYGNFEAVETLIAAEAGGKLLFFDVEEGITLTEQQRVGCIDTTQLALKRIQLVASKQSVAARSDNVLAQMEVLQEQRRVAMTEKTRIENLYREKVATQKQMDDITGQVRVIEKQIASTEAQNAGVLSELAGLDAQIRQINDQIQKSLIINPISGTVLAKYVQSYEIVSFGKPLYKIADIRVMHLRAYISGDQLPHVKIGQKVRVAIDDNATDNRSLEGEVIWIASKAEFTPKIIQTKEERVNMVYAIKVKVQNDGSLKIGMPGEMYFQ from the coding sequence ATGCATGTGAAAACCTTTATAACGATCACATTATTTTTAATAACCCTGACGGCGTGTTCCAAAAAAAACAACATGGCCGATGCGTACGGTAATTTTGAAGCAGTCGAAACTTTGATTGCTGCTGAAGCCGGCGGAAAGCTGCTTTTTTTTGATGTCGAAGAGGGGATCACTTTGACCGAACAACAACGCGTCGGATGTATTGATACCACACAACTGGCGCTGAAGCGGATACAATTGGTCGCGTCCAAACAAAGTGTAGCCGCCCGATCAGATAACGTCCTTGCGCAAATGGAAGTACTGCAGGAGCAGCGCCGTGTGGCCATGACGGAAAAAACGCGTATTGAGAATCTCTATCGTGAAAAAGTAGCGACGCAGAAACAAATGGATGACATCACAGGCCAGGTGCGTGTGATCGAAAAACAAATCGCTTCCACGGAAGCACAAAATGCCGGCGTATTGTCGGAACTGGCCGGGTTGGATGCGCAGATACGTCAGATCAACGATCAAATACAAAAAAGTCTCATTATCAATCCGATATCGGGAACCGTATTGGCTAAATATGTACAATCGTATGAGATCGTATCCTTTGGCAAACCGCTTTATAAAATTGCCGACATCCGTGTGATGCATTTGCGCGCGTACATCAGCGGTGATCAGCTGCCGCATGTAAAAATAGGTCAAAAAGTGCGAGTCGCGATAGATGACAACGCTACGGACAATCGCTCGCTCGAAGGCGAAGTGATTTGGATTGCCTCTAAGGCGGAATTTACACCGAAGATTATTCAGACCAAAGAGGAACGCGTCAATATGGTGTACGCCATCAAAGTAAAAGTTCAAAACGATGGCAGTTTGAAAATCGGGATGCCGGGCGAAATGTATTTTCAATAA
- a CDS encoding TetR/AcrR family transcriptional regulator, giving the protein MDQNIKTEQDSAENKIIKAARSIFHRRGFDGARMQEIADEAGINKALLHYYYRSKDRLFQAVFEEAISRFFPLVLHMINSEAPLEQKIEKLIHTYIDFIKNNRFIPGFVLHEMTTNPERMRRIFEERGIVPKLDVIKRQIREGIEDGRYIPIEPEQLLLSILSQCVFPFVAKPMVEFFFSMDEKQFNEFIERRKAQVTMLVLNGLRV; this is encoded by the coding sequence ATGGATCAAAACATAAAAACAGAACAAGATTCAGCAGAAAACAAGATCATCAAAGCCGCTCGTTCCATATTTCATCGTCGAGGCTTTGACGGCGCCCGGATGCAGGAAATAGCCGACGAAGCCGGCATCAATAAAGCACTTTTGCATTATTATTACCGCAGCAAAGACCGTTTGTTTCAAGCTGTTTTTGAAGAGGCGATCTCACGTTTTTTTCCTCTCGTTTTACATATGATCAATTCCGAAGCACCACTGGAGCAAAAAATCGAAAAACTGATTCACACCTATATCGACTTTATAAAAAACAATCGCTTCATTCCCGGTTTCGTTTTACATGAAATGACGACCAACCCCGAGCGTATGCGGCGCATATTTGAGGAACGCGGTATAGTACCTAAGCTAGATGTCATCAAACGTCAAATACGCGAAGGCATCGAAGATGGACGCTATATCCCGATCGAGCCGGAGCAATTGCTTCTTAGTATTTTAAGCCAATGTGTTTTTCCTTTTGTTGCCAAACCGATGGTCGAGTTTTTTTTCAGTATGGACGAAAAACAATTCAATGAATTTATAGAACGCCGTAAAGCGCAGGTCACCATGCTGGTGCTCAATGGTTTACGGGTTTAG
- a CDS encoding ABC transporter ATP-binding protein, translating into MISVEADHLTKRFGKTSAITSLSFQVKAGELFGFIGPDGAGKSTLFRILTTLMIPDEGRATVSGLDVVRDFRELRKRLGYMPGRFSLYQDLSVEENLQFFASVFGTSIQENYDLIRDIYVQIEPFKKRRAGQLSGGMKQKLALSCALIHKPEVLFLDEPTTGVDAVSRQEFWHMLKRLQTKGITIIVSTPYMDEAGLCDRIALIQSGKILDIDTPADVVGKFRSPLYAIKSRKTYLLMEHLRGSAETQSIFPFGEFLHYTDRRPGVSEQQLRDELRTEGFDDVEVMRTEPTIEDSFMALMEQHETQ; encoded by the coding sequence ATGATATCGGTCGAAGCGGATCATCTCACGAAACGATTTGGCAAAACGTCAGCGATTACAAGCCTGAGTTTTCAGGTCAAAGCCGGAGAACTTTTTGGTTTTATCGGACCGGATGGCGCAGGAAAAAGTACGTTATTTCGCATTCTGACAACACTGATGATACCCGACGAAGGCCGCGCCACCGTGAGCGGATTGGACGTTGTTCGCGACTTCAGGGAATTGCGCAAACGATTAGGTTATATGCCGGGTCGCTTTTCGTTGTATCAGGATCTCAGTGTAGAAGAAAATCTACAATTTTTTGCATCGGTTTTTGGCACCTCTATTCAGGAAAACTACGATCTCATTCGCGACATCTATGTTCAGATCGAACCGTTCAAAAAACGCCGCGCAGGCCAGCTGTCCGGCGGCATGAAACAAAAACTGGCCTTGAGTTGCGCGTTGATACACAAGCCGGAAGTTCTTTTTTTGGATGAGCCGACCACGGGTGTTGACGCTGTTTCAAGGCAAGAGTTTTGGCACATGCTCAAACGGCTCCAGACCAAAGGTATTACCATCATCGTATCCACGCCTTACATGGATGAAGCCGGGCTTTGTGATCGTATCGCATTGATTCAAAGCGGTAAAATTTTGGATATCGACACACCGGCCGATGTGGTGGGAAAATTTCGTTCGCCGCTGTATGCGATCAAAAGTCGTAAGACCTATCTTTTGATGGAGCATTTGCGCGGATCTGCGGAAACACAATCTATTTTTCCGTTCGGCGAATTTTTGCATTACACGGATCGGCGTCCCGGGGTTTCCGAACAGCAATTACGTGATGAACTGAGGACGGAGGGATTTGATGATGTCGAAGTGATGCGCACCGAACCGACCATCGAAGATTCGTTTATGGCATTGATGGAGCAACATGAAACCCAATAA
- a CDS encoding ABC transporter permease, translating into MKSFRAFIVKEFFHILRDKRTVLILFGMPVIQMILFGFAIRNEINDARIAILDHAHDARSQEITQKILSSGYFQNVQTLTHDDQIAPAFETGDVKMAVVFEPQFTARLYHEGVANIQLITDATEPNMATTLTAYATSIIRDYSANLNPHALTPIVTEVKMLFNPEMRSVYLFVPGLIALLLMLISALMTSITITREKELGTMEILLVSPLRPIQIIVGKVLPYLLLSLVNTSTVLLLARFVFEVPFRGSYALFYAEALLFIMTALSLGLLISTIARTQQVAMMASLAGLMLPVIILSGFIFPVSSMPVPLQIFSNIVPAKWFLIIVKGIMLKGVGIEYLWKETLVLAGMTLLLMTISARKFKIRLE; encoded by the coding sequence ATGAAAAGCTTTCGCGCATTTATCGTCAAAGAATTCTTTCACATCCTTCGCGACAAACGAACGGTATTGATTCTTTTTGGTATGCCTGTCATTCAAATGATTTTATTCGGCTTTGCCATTCGTAATGAAATCAATGATGCGCGCATTGCCATACTGGATCATGCCCACGATGCGCGTTCACAGGAAATCACTCAAAAAATTTTATCATCCGGTTATTTTCAAAATGTTCAAACACTGACGCACGACGATCAAATAGCGCCGGCATTTGAAACCGGCGACGTAAAGATGGCTGTGGTTTTTGAACCGCAATTTACCGCGCGTTTGTATCACGAAGGTGTAGCGAATATACAACTGATCACCGATGCGACGGAACCCAATATGGCTACGACGTTGACGGCCTACGCGACTTCCATTATCCGGGATTATTCGGCGAATCTTAATCCGCATGCCTTGACGCCGATAGTCACTGAAGTAAAAATGCTTTTCAATCCGGAGATGCGCAGCGTATATCTTTTTGTCCCGGGGCTTATTGCGCTTTTGCTGATGCTGATATCCGCACTGATGACTTCCATCACCATCACTCGCGAAAAGGAACTCGGAACGATGGAGATTTTATTGGTTTCCCCGCTGCGACCGATACAGATCATCGTCGGAAAAGTATTGCCTTATTTATTGTTGTCCTTGGTCAATACTTCAACAGTTCTTTTGCTGGCACGATTTGTTTTCGAAGTGCCGTTTCGCGGCAGTTACGCGCTTTTTTACGCGGAGGCGTTACTTTTTATCATGACGGCTTTATCGCTTGGGTTACTGATTTCTACGATTGCCCGTACACAACAGGTAGCTATGATGGCATCGTTGGCCGGACTGATGCTGCCCGTTATTATTCTTTCCGGGTTTATTTTTCCGGTTTCGAGTATGCCGGTGCCACTTCAGATTTTTAGCAATATTGTTCCGGCTAAATGGTTTCTCATTATCGTCAAAGGTATCATGCTCAAAGGCGTTGGTATCGAATATCTGTGGAAAGAAACCCTGGTGCTCGCGGGTATGACACTCTTACTCATGACCATCAGTGCGCGAAAATTTAAAATCCGATTGGAGTGA